The following coding sequences are from one Desulfosporosinus orientis DSM 765 window:
- the trkA gene encoding Trk system potassium transporter TrkA, translated as MRIVIVGAGKVGFSLAQRLSEEGHEITVIEQDEERRLIVQNSLDVMTISGNGASPQFLAEFGLLKADLMVAVTDRDEVNMIACMAAKQAGISRTIARVRNQDYAGKNQLEFNRALGIDLTINPEMVTAIEISRILLTPAALDVEDFGDGMVRLLEVRVREESPYVNIPLKRLTLPDRVLVVGILRQNRMIIPKGTDCLLPQDSVFFVGAQAAIEKFSEEFSERKTKIQRVMIIGAGRIGRHLARILDHVGISIKVIEKSRERCSELAKTIDKGLVLCGDGTDIDLLIEEGVGNSDAVVCLTSDDKLNLLLALLAKDLGTQKTIVRVGRSEYMSLMGKVGVDVILSPRLLTAGVILRQVRQGGVVSVSLLEGAKAEAMEIVVSSKSSIIGRKLKDTKIPDNILIGALLRGNELIIPDGNTILHVGDRVVIFTLPNLIKKISKIF; from the coding sequence ATGCGTATTGTCATTGTTGGTGCAGGAAAAGTAGGATTTAGCTTAGCTCAGCGATTGTCGGAAGAGGGGCATGAAATTACCGTTATTGAGCAGGATGAAGAGCGCCGCCTTATCGTCCAAAACAGTTTGGATGTAATGACGATTAGCGGAAATGGAGCTAGCCCGCAATTTCTCGCCGAATTTGGTTTGTTAAAGGCGGATCTCATGGTGGCAGTTACGGATCGAGATGAAGTCAATATGATTGCCTGTATGGCCGCCAAGCAAGCAGGTATATCTCGAACGATTGCTCGCGTTAGGAATCAGGACTATGCAGGGAAAAATCAGCTTGAATTTAATCGAGCTTTAGGCATAGATTTAACGATTAATCCGGAAATGGTAACTGCTATTGAAATTAGTCGAATTCTTCTTACCCCGGCAGCACTAGATGTTGAAGATTTTGGCGATGGTATGGTACGCTTACTAGAAGTACGCGTTCGGGAAGAGTCGCCTTATGTTAATATTCCTCTAAAACGCTTAACGCTCCCTGATCGAGTGCTTGTTGTAGGTATTCTTCGCCAGAACCGCATGATCATTCCTAAGGGTACGGATTGCTTGTTGCCTCAGGACAGTGTATTTTTTGTCGGTGCCCAAGCTGCTATCGAAAAGTTTAGTGAAGAGTTCTCCGAGAGAAAGACCAAGATTCAAAGAGTTATGATCATTGGTGCCGGGCGTATCGGCAGACACTTGGCAAGAATTTTGGATCATGTTGGCATATCCATCAAAGTCATAGAAAAAAGTCGAGAGCGCTGCAGTGAATTGGCTAAGACCATTGATAAGGGTCTTGTACTCTGTGGTGATGGTACAGACATAGACCTTTTGATCGAAGAGGGGGTTGGGAATTCTGATGCAGTGGTTTGTCTGACCAGTGACGACAAACTGAATTTGTTGCTGGCTCTTCTTGCTAAAGATTTGGGAACTCAAAAAACCATTGTACGTGTTGGACGTTCAGAATATATGTCCCTCATGGGTAAAGTGGGAGTTGACGTAATTCTGTCGCCAAGGCTCTTAACTGCGGGAGTCATTTTGCGTCAAGTTCGTCAAGGTGGAGTGGTTTCAGTATCTCTATTAGAAGGTGCAAAAGCAGAGGCAATGGAAATTGTTGTTTCCAGCAAGTCTTCAATTATTGGCCGTAAGCTTAAAGATACTAAAATACCGGATAATATTTTAATCGGTGCTCTTCTAAGAGGAAATGAGCTCATCATTCCAGACGGCAACACGATCCTTCACGTCGGTGATCGCGTAGTGATTTTCACCCTTCCAAATCTTATCAAAAAAATCAGCAAAATTTTTTAA
- a CDS encoding HAD family hydrolase yields MKLKGFIFDLDGTLINSLPIVRTSLSNTLLKFTGREYSANELSSLFGPSEDGIFKKLFPDSWQESLQFYLDEYNRLHVDSPDPFPGIIDALTHLQERNIKLALVSGKGAGSMEISLRHSGIKRFFEVIITGSEHQASKPQHIVQILKHWNFKPEETAYVGDIAYDVWAAKEAGVWSISALWAETAQVQKVLAMNPAFAFENVESFIDWIRKTI; encoded by the coding sequence ATGAAGTTAAAAGGATTTATATTTGACCTGGACGGTACATTAATCAATTCTTTGCCGATTGTTCGCACCAGTTTAAGTAATACACTGCTGAAATTCACCGGACGTGAATATTCGGCCAATGAATTATCTTCTTTATTCGGACCATCAGAAGATGGTATTTTCAAGAAGCTTTTTCCGGATTCGTGGCAAGAAAGCTTGCAGTTTTATTTAGACGAATACAACCGGCTGCATGTAGATAGCCCTGATCCATTTCCCGGCATCATTGACGCCTTAACTCATCTGCAGGAACGAAATATAAAGCTGGCACTTGTCTCCGGAAAAGGTGCCGGAAGCATGGAAATATCCCTAAGGCATTCAGGAATTAAACGTTTTTTCGAAGTAATTATCACCGGCTCTGAACACCAAGCCAGTAAACCTCAACATATTGTTCAAATACTTAAACATTGGAATTTCAAACCTGAGGAAACAGCTTATGTGGGTGACATTGCTTATGATGTCTGGGCCGCTAAGGAAGCAGGCGTATGGTCAATCAGCGCGCTATGGGCTGAAACAGCACAGGTTCAGAAAGTTCTTGCAATGAATCCAGCCTTTGCCTTTGAAAATGTAGAATCGTTTATTGACTGGATCAGAAAAACCATTTAA
- a CDS encoding GNAT family N-acetyltransferase → MKKFIETSLPGFQLRFAEVEDVSLILDFIKELADYENMLPQVRATEDELRESLFNNKVAEVIIGEYHAKPVAFALFFHNYSTFLGKSGIYLEDLFVKPDMRGHGFGKIILSYLARLTIERNCGRLEWWCLDWNEPSIKFYKKMGAVPMDEWTVYRVTDEALYKLANSST, encoded by the coding sequence ATGAAAAAGTTCATTGAGACAAGTTTGCCGGGTTTTCAACTGCGATTTGCTGAGGTTGAAGATGTTTCCTTAATTCTGGATTTTATTAAAGAATTGGCGGACTATGAAAACATGCTGCCCCAAGTTCGGGCAACAGAAGATGAACTGAGAGAATCGCTTTTTAATAATAAAGTTGCAGAAGTTATTATAGGGGAATATCATGCTAAACCTGTGGCCTTTGCCCTGTTTTTCCACAACTATTCAACCTTTTTAGGTAAAAGCGGAATTTATTTAGAGGATTTATTTGTAAAGCCTGATATGAGGGGGCATGGATTTGGCAAGATTATCCTTTCGTATCTTGCCAGATTAACAATTGAGAGAAATTGCGGCAGATTAGAGTGGTGGTGTTTAGACTGGAATGAGCCGTCCATTAAATTTTATAAGAAGATGGGCGCTGTCCCCATGGATGAGTGGACTGTCTATCGAGTGACTGATGAGGCTTTATACAAATTAGCCAATAGCTCGACCTAA
- a CDS encoding SufB/SufD family protein: MLNALDKLMLEKVADLHEIPQGAFNIRKNGAGVQRNTTANIDIVTKTDGSGIDVIIKPYTKGESVHIPVIVTEENINDVVYNTFEVGEYSDVLIVAGCGIHNSGHRKSQHDGIHTFYVRKGAKLKYVEKHYGQGDGSGERVLNPKTIIEVEEGAVVELELIQIKGIDQTKRDTEIRLMDNAKLVVTERLLTYKEQEAESNIIVELLGVDSSAQIISRSVAQGDSKQLFNFDLVGRNKGRGHIQCDAIIMHNAQVVSIPRVSAHHSEAQLVHEAAIGRIESEQLIKLMSLGFSEQEAENIILDGFLK; encoded by the coding sequence GTGCTGAATGCCTTGGATAAGTTGATGCTTGAGAAAGTGGCCGATCTCCATGAGATTCCACAGGGTGCCTTTAACATACGAAAAAATGGAGCTGGAGTCCAGCGCAACACTACTGCTAATATTGACATCGTCACTAAGACAGACGGTTCCGGAATTGACGTTATCATTAAACCTTATACCAAAGGAGAAAGCGTCCATATTCCGGTTATTGTGACAGAAGAAAATATCAATGATGTTGTCTACAATACCTTCGAAGTTGGGGAATATTCGGATGTTTTAATTGTCGCCGGATGCGGCATCCATAACTCCGGACACCGCAAATCTCAGCATGACGGTATACACACCTTCTACGTTCGAAAAGGAGCCAAGCTCAAATATGTTGAAAAACACTATGGGCAAGGCGACGGTTCCGGCGAGCGGGTTCTAAATCCCAAGACCATTATAGAAGTAGAAGAAGGCGCTGTCGTTGAACTGGAATTAATTCAAATTAAAGGAATTGATCAAACAAAACGAGATACTGAAATCCGTTTAATGGACAACGCCAAGCTTGTTGTTACTGAACGGCTGCTTACTTATAAGGAACAAGAAGCAGAATCCAATATTATTGTCGAGCTATTAGGTGTAGACTCCTCTGCCCAAATTATCTCTCGTTCAGTTGCTCAAGGGGATTCCAAGCAACTATTTAACTTTGATCTTGTCGGGCGAAATAAAGGCCGTGGCCATATACAATGTGATGCTATCATTATGCATAATGCCCAGGTTGTTTCTATCCCCAGAGTTTCCGCCCATCACAGTGAAGCACAGCTCGTCCATGAGGCTGCAATTGGCAGAATAGAGTCTGAACAATTAATCAAACTTATGTCTCTCGGATTCTCGGAACAGGAAGCTGAAAATATAATTCTTGATGGATTTCTTAAATAA
- a CDS encoding universal stress protein — translation MYKRILVPTDGSGPSRQALKAALELAGKFDSEVELFHVTPDQESYYGYQMGFNNIISQEEIEKNGEMALEVTLKDIDISGVRFSKKYISGQAASGILDEVRREFDLVVMGTVGHGALTGAILGSVTQRVLAQAQCPVLIVK, via the coding sequence ATGTACAAAAGAATATTAGTACCCACAGACGGCTCAGGCCCATCACGTCAGGCTCTTAAGGCTGCCTTGGAGCTGGCCGGAAAATTTGATTCTGAAGTGGAACTTTTCCATGTAACTCCGGACCAAGAGTCCTACTACGGCTACCAAATGGGATTTAACAATATCATCAGCCAAGAGGAAATCGAGAAGAACGGTGAAATGGCTCTGGAAGTAACTCTTAAAGACATTGATATAAGTGGCGTGCGTTTCTCAAAGAAATATATATCCGGACAAGCAGCCAGCGGCATCTTGGACGAAGTCAGACGAGAATTTGATTTAGTAGTCATGGGAACCGTTGGTCACGGAGCTCTGACAGGCGCAATTTTAGGAAGTGTTACACAACGTGTTCTAGCTCAAGCTCAATGCCCAGTACTTATTGTTAAGTAA
- the cax gene encoding calcium/proton exchanger, whose product MRYLNLLLLVIPVSIFLHLLNYSPVLLFLSACLSIIPLSGYMGKATEEIAIYVGPRAGGLLNATFGNAAELIITFFALKAGLVEVVKASITGSIIGNLLLVLGLSMLIGGFKFKSQKFNRAAAGMHTSMLLLAVTGLIIPAVFLHTHANPAAEPLSLGVAGILIIVYILSLIFSLHTHKDVFRPSQESSDSPKWSKLKTMTILLIATLFVVIESEFLVEGIDPVVNTLGISELFIGVIVIPIIGNAAEHSTSILMALKNKMDISLEIAIGSSTQIALFVAPLLVFVGYIIGQPLDLLFTSYELIVIIMGTVSTAVISLDGRSNWLEGAQLLGAYLIMALAFIFV is encoded by the coding sequence GTGAGGTATCTTAATTTATTACTATTGGTAATTCCAGTCAGCATCTTTCTGCATCTCTTAAACTATTCACCGGTGTTACTGTTTCTTTCAGCCTGTTTAAGCATAATTCCTCTTTCCGGCTATATGGGTAAAGCTACAGAAGAAATCGCCATCTATGTTGGTCCGAGAGCGGGAGGTCTGCTCAATGCGACCTTTGGTAATGCTGCCGAACTAATTATCACTTTTTTTGCTCTTAAGGCCGGACTTGTTGAAGTGGTTAAAGCTTCCATCACTGGATCTATCATAGGCAATCTTTTGCTTGTCTTAGGATTGAGTATGCTTATCGGAGGTTTTAAATTTAAGTCCCAGAAATTTAATCGTGCTGCTGCCGGAATGCATACATCCATGCTTCTGCTCGCGGTAACTGGATTAATCATTCCAGCCGTCTTTCTCCATACCCACGCCAATCCTGCTGCTGAGCCATTAAGTCTTGGCGTTGCCGGAATTTTGATCATAGTCTATATCCTTAGTTTAATTTTCTCGCTTCATACCCACAAAGATGTTTTTCGCCCCAGCCAAGAAAGTTCCGATTCTCCTAAATGGTCCAAGCTTAAAACAATGACCATTCTGCTGATCGCTACCCTTTTTGTCGTTATCGAGAGTGAATTCTTGGTCGAAGGCATTGATCCTGTCGTCAACACTCTTGGTATCAGCGAGCTTTTTATCGGAGTTATTGTTATTCCTATTATCGGTAACGCTGCTGAGCATTCTACAAGCATTCTAATGGCCCTAAAGAACAAGATGGATATCAGCCTTGAAATCGCTATCGGCTCAAGCACCCAAATAGCACTCTTTGTCGCCCCGCTGCTCGTTTTTGTTGGTTATATAATAGGTCAGCCTCTTGACTTATTATTTACCAGCTATGAACTGATTGTTATTATCATGGGTACCGTAAGTACTGCCGTTATAAGCTTGGACGGCCGTTCCAACTGGCTGGAAGGGGCGCAGTTATTAGGAGCATACCTGATTATGGCTTTAGCCTTCATCTTTGTATAG
- a CDS encoding L,D-transpeptidase — MNTQSASKLKANLVHLNNGYYLSKNDPLFWKKLLQRQSENEEALFHLGLDFKREARNYLEKFYVTKSEKYLVMYHKTIAQALDFVRRSFRKGYIPARLELLRLEQDIQADKNKIAKLNEPSTFSKKQIILLLVVAILISIIVGSLLHFQKSFVTNHHYAYLLPYEVIDHQPEQSLDALNNQSVVIIAEGEKSKENIVNALIMKLKADYEKEPQSAKQVLAFDEKKQELGMAIWEGGDKPIQVFIYPDNSMEMMSNQELQLWEATTVIRSALYQFAKKNGHLPTNLELLCQSYPNNYLSELPKEPFYLKNTVTAFPTKDGGWLFSFKESTPEKDLISLVKDSLMPNLSYAEDIPFQPLAISINKTNNTLSLVSENRIIRKYEASLGKDDATPEGTLLISRKIMNPDNYVPPKDNVYGTRAMELSNLNYAIHGTNHPAEIGKNISHGCIRLKNSDMEELYALVPLNTPVEISKKPSFLISSDTGYYVPNGDLYKYSDNPLEEDPFTEYHWAQ; from the coding sequence TTGAATACTCAATCAGCTTCAAAATTAAAAGCTAATTTAGTTCATCTAAACAATGGTTACTACTTATCTAAAAATGATCCTTTATTTTGGAAGAAGCTGTTGCAAAGGCAATCAGAAAATGAAGAAGCGTTATTTCACTTGGGATTAGATTTTAAACGAGAAGCCCGAAACTATTTAGAAAAATTCTATGTTACAAAATCTGAAAAGTATTTGGTTATGTACCACAAAACAATAGCTCAAGCGTTAGACTTTGTTCGGCGTTCGTTCAGAAAAGGATATATTCCCGCAAGACTTGAACTTTTGAGATTGGAACAGGACATACAAGCCGATAAGAACAAAATTGCCAAACTTAACGAACCATCAACCTTTTCTAAAAAGCAAATAATACTTTTATTGGTTGTGGCAATTCTCATCAGCATTATTGTCGGAAGTTTGCTCCATTTTCAAAAGTCATTCGTCACAAACCATCATTATGCTTACTTACTTCCTTACGAAGTAATTGATCATCAACCTGAGCAATCTTTGGATGCACTAAACAACCAATCAGTGGTTATTATTGCTGAAGGGGAGAAGAGTAAAGAGAATATTGTAAATGCTCTTATTATGAAGCTGAAGGCAGATTATGAAAAGGAGCCACAATCTGCAAAACAAGTACTAGCCTTTGATGAAAAGAAACAAGAACTTGGAATGGCAATTTGGGAAGGGGGGGATAAGCCGATTCAGGTCTTTATTTATCCTGACAATTCTATGGAAATGATGAGTAACCAAGAGCTTCAATTATGGGAGGCCACAACTGTAATAAGAAGTGCTTTATACCAATTTGCTAAAAAGAATGGGCACCTGCCCACTAATTTAGAACTGCTCTGCCAGTCTTACCCCAATAATTATTTAAGTGAATTGCCTAAGGAACCTTTTTATTTAAAAAATACAGTTACAGCCTTTCCCACAAAAGATGGGGGGTGGCTTTTTTCCTTTAAAGAATCTACTCCTGAAAAGGATTTGATTTCCCTAGTCAAAGATAGTTTAATGCCTAACCTTTCCTATGCTGAAGATATTCCGTTTCAGCCCTTGGCAATTTCTATTAATAAGACAAACAATACCTTATCCCTAGTATCCGAAAATAGAATCATTCGTAAGTATGAGGCTTCTCTTGGTAAAGATGATGCCACTCCTGAAGGAACTCTGTTAATATCCCGAAAAATTATGAATCCGGATAATTACGTACCTCCTAAAGATAATGTTTACGGGACGAGGGCAATGGAATTATCAAATCTGAATTATGCAATCCATGGAACCAATCATCCTGCAGAGATTGGCAAAAATATCTCTCACGGTTGTATACGTTTAAAAAATTCGGATATGGAGGAGCTGTATGCATTAGTTCCATTAAATACGCCTGTTGAAATTTCTAAGAAGCCCTCTTTTCTGATCTCATCGGATACAGGCTATTATGTGCCGAATGGGGATTTATACAAGTACAGCGATAATCCCCTAGAAGAAGATCCTTTTACAGAGTATCACTGGGCACAATAA
- a CDS encoding FUSC family protein — translation MLIGARTLKTGLAVTATLFICKMFSIEPASFAAMSAVVNMQPSVSKSLNNAWQQIGVHLLAVVFSLMIGLLFGTNPLLIGITAILLILVCNWIGWSSGIVMGIVSIIFILDSPKDTFLTHALSRSLSIFVGLGIALVINRILAPPRYKSKFINSLTTLVLVTSNYFLESLHAFIHAGSLTYYQQKDSEKQKALLDEVNNLYEHAREELTPKDHPLFIERLLEICRGFIERGETINQMTEQRVTRRRESYSPTELQEITSEFKEILGVMAIGYDKLTELINSLTTGITEKQSMGSYEEDILYWEMFDQAINNWNSKVYGVFYLRALMEVSVVATELRWAGRRTKSLLNMLHQEYAKARHSH, via the coding sequence ATGCTTATCGGAGCACGCACTCTTAAAACCGGGCTTGCCGTCACAGCCACACTTTTTATCTGTAAAATGTTTTCTATAGAACCTGCATCCTTTGCAGCCATGTCAGCCGTCGTAAACATGCAGCCTTCAGTAAGTAAATCTTTAAATAATGCCTGGCAACAGATTGGAGTCCATTTGCTCGCTGTGGTCTTTTCTTTAATGATTGGTTTACTCTTCGGTACTAATCCTCTCTTGATTGGTATAACTGCTATTCTTCTGATCCTAGTTTGTAACTGGATCGGATGGTCAAGCGGAATCGTTATGGGAATCGTCTCAATAATTTTCATTCTTGATTCTCCCAAAGATACCTTCCTTACTCACGCCTTATCTCGATCTCTGAGTATTTTTGTCGGCCTGGGCATAGCTTTGGTAATCAACCGAATTTTGGCTCCGCCGAGATACAAGTCCAAATTTATTAATTCCCTTACAACTCTCGTTCTTGTTACCTCGAATTACTTCTTAGAAAGCCTTCATGCCTTCATTCATGCTGGAAGTCTGACTTATTATCAACAAAAAGATTCTGAAAAGCAAAAAGCCCTCCTTGATGAGGTGAATAACCTATATGAACATGCCCGAGAAGAACTGACTCCGAAAGATCATCCCCTTTTTATTGAACGATTATTAGAAATTTGCCGGGGGTTTATCGAACGAGGAGAAACCATTAATCAGATGACAGAACAAAGGGTCACAAGAAGGAGAGAATCTTATTCTCCAACTGAGTTGCAAGAAATAACATCTGAATTCAAAGAAATTCTAGGTGTTATGGCCATTGGCTATGATAAGCTTACTGAACTTATCAATTCTCTCACAACCGGAATCACTGAAAAACAAAGTATGGGGTCCTATGAGGAAGATATCCTCTATTGGGAGATGTTCGACCAAGCCATTAATAATTGGAATAGCAAAGTATACGGGGTCTTTTATTTGCGGGCCTTAATGGAGGTATCAGTGGTGGCCACCGAACTTCGTTGGGCTGGTCGCCGTACTAAAAGTTTGCTTAATATGCTCCACCAGGAATACGCTAAGGCCAGACACTCCCATTAA
- a CDS encoding LysM peptidoglycan-binding domain-containing protein → MQIYVVKPGDTLSKVARAHGITAREIADANQVPDSNRLVVGQTFVIPIRGQYHWVQPGDSLWLISRRYNVSVAELIEINNIQNPNNIPIGLRLYLPQKSKRIVDTNAYIDPRMTRAKSAVAVDKVGEHLTYLAVFSYAVNREGNLTPVEDQPSINAAYKDRVLPLLVLTNFEAGQFSTEIATTILTNESLQDHVLNQVLQIMEEKGYRGLDFDFEYLGAENRVRYVRFLQRAQQLMKAKGYYISAALAPKFRAEQRGVLYEGHDYQAIGQVVDFIFFMTYEWGWSGGEPMAVSPQPQMRKVMEYAVSVVPKEKIMMGMPLYGYDWTLPYVPGGKFAKSISPQKALELAIRYGAGISYDKEAQAPWFRYTDEHGKRHEVWFEDARSVQAKFDLVKELGIRGFYYWVLGNDFPQNWLLIEENFIVRKGL, encoded by the coding sequence ATGCAAATTTATGTGGTTAAGCCGGGGGACACTCTAAGTAAAGTAGCCCGAGCTCATGGAATCACTGCCCGAGAGATTGCGGATGCCAATCAGGTTCCGGATTCCAACCGGTTGGTTGTTGGTCAGACATTTGTGATACCGATCAGAGGTCAATATCACTGGGTTCAGCCAGGAGATAGTCTATGGCTGATAAGCCGCCGCTATAACGTGTCGGTAGCTGAACTAATTGAAATAAACAATATCCAGAATCCCAACAATATACCCATTGGCTTGCGTTTATATTTGCCGCAGAAATCCAAAAGAATTGTTGACACGAATGCATACATTGATCCCAGGATGACAAGGGCAAAATCGGCGGTGGCCGTTGATAAAGTAGGAGAGCATCTGACTTACTTAGCTGTTTTCAGCTACGCAGTAAATCGGGAGGGAAATCTCACTCCCGTCGAAGATCAGCCATCCATTAATGCTGCCTACAAGGATCGAGTTTTACCCCTTTTGGTTTTGACTAATTTCGAAGCAGGACAATTCAGTACAGAAATTGCTACAACCATCTTGACGAACGAGAGTCTGCAGGATCATGTCTTAAATCAAGTGCTTCAAATAATGGAGGAAAAAGGATATAGAGGTTTGGATTTTGACTTTGAGTATTTAGGAGCGGAAAATAGAGTAAGGTATGTTCGCTTTTTACAAAGAGCACAGCAGTTGATGAAAGCAAAGGGGTATTATATTTCTGCAGCGCTGGCACCTAAGTTTAGGGCCGAACAACGCGGAGTTCTTTATGAGGGTCATGATTATCAAGCTATCGGCCAAGTCGTGGATTTCATCTTTTTTATGACCTATGAATGGGGATGGTCGGGTGGCGAGCCAATGGCAGTATCGCCGCAGCCTCAGATGAGAAAAGTAATGGAATATGCTGTATCTGTCGTACCAAAAGAAAAGATTATGATGGGGATGCCTTTGTATGGGTATGACTGGACCTTGCCCTACGTGCCCGGAGGCAAATTTGCTAAGTCAATCAGTCCTCAAAAAGCTTTAGAGTTAGCTATCCGCTATGGTGCGGGGATCAGCTATGATAAAGAAGCACAGGCTCCTTGGTTTCGTTATACTGATGAACATGGGAAACGGCATGAAGTCTGGTTTGAAGATGCACGAAGCGTACAGGCTAAATTTGATTTAGTCAAGGAACTTGGAATACGAGGTTTTTATTATTGGGTATTAGGAAATGACTTTCCGCAAAACTGGCTGCTGATTGAAGAGAATTTTATTGTAAGGAAAGGTTTGTAA
- a CDS encoding ABC transporter ATP-binding protein, which translates to MLELQQVSLEVEGDKSFEILKNINLKFYEKKIYVVTGPNGGGKSSLAKIIMGVYNPTSGKIQLDGQDITPLNITERARMGIGYAFQNPPRFKGLKVKDLLRMAASHNPEKINICDLLYDVGLCAQDYLNRDVDVSLSGGEMKRIEIATVLARNLKVAVFDEPEAGIDLWSFQKLAETFRDIHVKYDTTIVIISHQERIMELADEIIIMSNGMISAQSERDIILAGIMNNAACACSTKCVKGVGQSAECLG; encoded by the coding sequence ATGCTTGAGCTTCAGCAAGTTTCTTTGGAAGTAGAAGGAGATAAAAGCTTTGAAATTCTGAAGAATATTAATTTGAAATTCTATGAAAAAAAAATATACGTAGTCACGGGTCCAAATGGGGGCGGAAAATCTTCTCTGGCTAAAATTATTATGGGTGTTTACAATCCTACCTCAGGTAAAATTCAACTGGACGGTCAAGATATAACACCTTTAAATATTACGGAGAGAGCCCGGATGGGTATTGGATATGCTTTCCAAAACCCTCCGCGTTTCAAAGGCCTTAAAGTGAAGGATCTTTTACGAATGGCTGCCTCCCATAACCCTGAAAAAATTAATATTTGCGATCTATTGTATGATGTTGGATTGTGTGCCCAAGATTATCTTAATCGCGATGTAGATGTCAGTCTCTCCGGTGGGGAAATGAAAAGAATCGAAATTGCAACGGTATTGGCCCGAAATCTAAAGGTAGCGGTTTTCGACGAACCTGAAGCCGGGATAGACTTATGGAGCTTTCAAAAGTTAGCCGAAACCTTCAGAGATATCCACGTGAAATATGATACAACCATTGTAATTATTTCTCACCAGGAACGAATCATGGAACTTGCTGATGAAATAATCATCATGTCCAACGGAATGATCAGCGCACAATCCGAACGAGATATCATTCTTGCTGGGATCATGAACAACGCTGCTTGTGCATGTAGTACTAAATGTGTAAAAGGGGTTGGTCAAAGTGCTGAATGCCTTGGATAA